From one Nocardioides yefusunii genomic stretch:
- the cobT gene encoding nicotinate-nucleotide--dimethylbenzimidazole phosphoribosyltransferase, producing MSTENPRTESPRTVTPVAPPSAEIRQQATERLAGLATPPGALGRLGDIAVWFAAANGNAVPEQLTNVRLAIFAGDHGVAQHGVSAFPASITPAMVQMFLAGKAGVSALARAHDVHVRVLDLCVDDDLAGAPAEVQKFKVRRSTGAIHLTDALTEDEFEAAYTAGRTVAAEEIAAGAQLLLSGDMGIGNTTPAAAMIASALGLPAAEVTGRGTGIDDTALAHKIGVIQTALDRAGDRKDDPFETLKALSSADLAATTGYMVAAAEAGVPVLLDGLMSVACALTADRIAPGASAWFLAGHRSTEPGQAMALEKLGLTPLVDLGMRLGEGSGAVAAVPVLRSAVALLREVALLSEVMGA from the coding sequence GTGAGCACCGAGAACCCCCGCACCGAGTCGCCCCGCACCGTCACCCCCGTCGCTCCCCCGTCCGCCGAGATCCGCCAGCAGGCCACCGAGCGTCTGGCCGGTCTGGCCACCCCGCCCGGCGCGCTGGGTCGTCTGGGAGACATCGCAGTCTGGTTCGCGGCAGCCAACGGCAACGCCGTCCCCGAGCAGCTCACCAACGTCCGTCTGGCGATCTTCGCCGGTGACCACGGCGTGGCCCAGCACGGCGTCTCTGCGTTCCCGGCCTCGATCACCCCCGCCATGGTGCAGATGTTCCTGGCCGGCAAGGCAGGTGTCAGCGCTCTGGCCCGTGCCCACGACGTGCACGTGCGCGTGCTCGACCTCTGCGTCGACGACGACCTCGCCGGTGCTCCGGCCGAGGTGCAGAAGTTCAAGGTGCGTCGCTCCACCGGCGCGATCCACCTCACCGACGCCCTCACCGAGGACGAGTTCGAGGCTGCCTACACCGCCGGGCGCACGGTCGCGGCCGAGGAGATCGCCGCCGGAGCCCAGTTGCTCCTCTCCGGCGACATGGGCATCGGCAACACGACGCCTGCCGCCGCGATGATCGCCTCCGCCCTCGGTCTGCCCGCTGCTGAGGTCACCGGCCGCGGCACCGGCATCGACGACACCGCGCTGGCCCACAAGATCGGGGTCATCCAGACTGCCCTGGACCGCGCCGGCGACCGCAAGGACGACCCGTTCGAGACCCTCAAGGCTCTCTCCAGCGCCGACCTGGCCGCGACCACCGGTTACATGGTCGCCGCTGCCGAGGCCGGCGTGCCGGTGCTGCTCGACGGTCTGATGTCGGTGGCGTGTGCACTCACCGCCGATCGGATCGCGCCCGGCGCAAGCGCCTGGTTCCTGGCCGGCCACCGGTCCACCGAGCCCGGCCAGGCGATGGCCCTGGAGAAGCTCGGCCTCACCCCGCTCGTCGACCTCGGCATGCGCCTGGGTGAGGGCAGCGGCGCCGTCGCCGCAGTCCCGGTGCTGCGCAGCGCCGTCGCCCTCCTGCGTGAGGTCGCACTGCTCAGCGAGGTCATGGGCGCGTGA
- a CDS encoding circularly permuted type 2 ATP-grasp protein: MQQVINAYRPCGVAHDEMVGTDGLRASYLELAESIGALGVDELEARMEALRTSYLDQGVTFDIGGEERAFPLDVFPRVIEQETWTNVEAGVRQRVAALEAFLADVYDSGQVFSDGVVPRSVVTTSSHFHREAVGIRPPNGVRVHVSGIDLVRDEAGNFRVLEDNVRVPSGVSYVMTNRRAIAAALPESLQRHRIRSVAEYPQRLLAALRAAAPAGVTDPTVVVLTPGVYNGAYFEHALLARTMGVELVEGRDLECRRGRVMMRTTHGLEPVHVIYRRVDDEFLDPVHFRGDSMLGCPGMIDAARAGQVTLANAVGNGVADDKLVYTYMPDLIEYYLGEKPLLPNVDTWRLGEPEALAEVLDRLDELVVKPVDGSGGKGIVIGPAASRAELDALRRRLVDDPRGWIAQPVVQLSTVPTWLDGDLVPRHVDLRPFAVNDGNDVWVLPGGLTRVALGEGELVVNSSRGGGSKDTWVIAGNATPEAVEEVAPVHPVRMAQAPSEGPAMHAPDPASAEQHGQQQQQQQMRDDVEEEPQC; encoded by the coding sequence ATGCAGCAGGTGATCAACGCGTACCGCCCATGCGGGGTGGCTCATGACGAGATGGTGGGGACCGACGGCCTCAGGGCCTCCTACCTGGAGTTGGCCGAGTCGATCGGTGCCCTCGGTGTCGACGAACTCGAGGCGCGGATGGAGGCGTTGCGCACCTCCTACCTCGACCAGGGCGTCACCTTCGACATCGGCGGCGAGGAACGCGCGTTCCCACTGGACGTCTTCCCGCGCGTGATCGAGCAGGAGACGTGGACGAACGTCGAGGCCGGGGTACGCCAGCGCGTCGCAGCGTTGGAGGCGTTCTTGGCCGACGTCTACGACTCCGGTCAGGTGTTCAGCGACGGCGTCGTGCCGCGTAGCGTCGTCACCACCTCATCGCACTTCCATCGTGAGGCTGTCGGGATCCGTCCGCCCAACGGGGTCCGGGTGCACGTCTCCGGGATCGACCTGGTGCGTGACGAGGCGGGCAACTTCCGGGTGCTGGAGGACAACGTCCGGGTCCCCTCAGGCGTCTCCTACGTCATGACCAACCGCCGGGCCATCGCAGCGGCACTGCCCGAGTCGCTGCAGCGGCACCGGATCCGTTCGGTGGCCGAGTACCCGCAACGTCTCCTCGCGGCGCTGCGTGCCGCGGCGCCGGCCGGCGTCACCGACCCGACCGTGGTGGTGCTGACGCCCGGTGTCTACAACGGCGCCTACTTCGAGCACGCCCTGCTGGCCCGCACCATGGGGGTGGAACTGGTGGAGGGCCGCGATCTGGAGTGCCGCCGTGGCCGCGTGATGATGCGGACCACGCACGGCCTGGAGCCGGTCCACGTGATCTACCGCCGGGTCGACGACGAGTTCCTCGACCCGGTGCACTTCCGCGGCGACTCGATGCTGGGCTGTCCCGGGATGATCGACGCCGCCCGTGCCGGTCAGGTGACGCTCGCCAACGCGGTCGGCAACGGGGTCGCCGACGACAAGCTCGTCTACACCTACATGCCCGACCTGATCGAGTACTACCTCGGTGAGAAGCCGCTGCTGCCCAACGTCGACACCTGGCGTCTGGGGGAGCCCGAGGCACTGGCGGAGGTGCTCGACCGGCTCGACGAGCTGGTCGTGAAGCCGGTCGACGGCTCCGGCGGCAAGGGCATCGTGATCGGACCGGCGGCCTCGCGTGCCGAGCTCGACGCTCTGCGGCGTCGTCTGGTGGACGACCCCCGTGGCTGGATCGCGCAGCCGGTGGTCCAGCTCTCCACCGTCCCGACCTGGCTCGACGGTGACCTGGTGCCGCGCCACGTCGACCTGCGTCCCTTCGCGGTCAACGACGGCAACGACGTCTGGGTGCTGCCCGGGGGTCTGACGCGGGTGGCGTTGGGGGAGGGCGAACTGGTCGTGAACTCCTCACGCGGAGGTGGCTCGAAGGACACCTGGGTGATCGCCGGGAACGCGACGCCCGAAGCGGTGGAGGAGGTGGCACCGGTGCACCCGGTGCGGATGGCCCAGGCGCCGAGCGAGGGGCCGGCGATGCACGCCCCTGACCCGGCCTCGGCCGAGCAGCACGGACAACAGCAGCAACAGCAACAGATGCGTGACGACGTGGAGGAGGAGCCGCAGTGCTGA
- a CDS encoding alpha-E domain-containing protein, with product MLSRIAESMFWIGRYVERAEDTARILDVQTQLLWEAAPAQEEETCRNLLSIMGVGVEDDEPVDTATVLAHLVHDINRPTSVAANLAAARESARRARETLSEPMWEALNSTHRVVASGQLARMPLASVFTWVRDRVALVNGAADATMTRDEGWQFLVLGRFIERADMTSRLVATASFRSTAGSPWTSILRACGGHEAFLRTYKGLETDRGAAEFLLLDRLFPRSVVFSMSRAEQCLDNLEGGQRAGFQNDAHRLVGRTRADLEYRALSEVTADLPAEMERLQRTCAEATEAIGRRYFAGSEGTYWMGGRVS from the coding sequence GTGCTGAGTCGGATCGCGGAGTCGATGTTCTGGATCGGTCGGTACGTCGAGCGCGCGGAGGACACCGCGCGCATCCTCGACGTCCAGACGCAACTGTTGTGGGAGGCGGCACCGGCCCAGGAAGAGGAGACCTGCCGAAACCTGCTCTCGATCATGGGGGTGGGCGTAGAGGACGACGAACCGGTCGACACCGCTACGGTTCTGGCCCACCTGGTGCACGACATCAACCGCCCCACCTCGGTGGCGGCGAACCTCGCTGCGGCCCGCGAGAGCGCTCGACGGGCCCGGGAGACGCTCTCGGAGCCGATGTGGGAGGCGCTGAACAGCACCCACCGCGTCGTCGCCTCGGGCCAGCTGGCCCGGATGCCACTCGCCTCGGTCTTCACCTGGGTCCGGGATCGGGTCGCGCTGGTCAACGGTGCCGCCGATGCGACGATGACGCGCGACGAGGGCTGGCAGTTCCTGGTTCTGGGGCGCTTCATCGAGCGGGCCGACATGACCTCGCGCCTGGTGGCGACGGCGTCGTTCCGCTCCACAGCCGGGTCTCCGTGGACCTCGATCCTGAGGGCCTGCGGTGGCCACGAGGCGTTCCTGCGCACCTACAAGGGGTTGGAGACGGACCGTGGCGCGGCGGAGTTCCTGCTCCTGGACCGCCTCTTCCCGCGATCGGTGGTCTTCTCGATGTCGAGGGCCGAGCAGTGCCTGGACAACCTCGAGGGCGGGCAGCGGGCCGGGTTCCAGAACGACGCCCACCGACTGGTGGGACGCACGCGCGCGGACCTGGAGTACCGGGCGTTGTCGGAGGTCACCGCAGACCTCCCGGCAGAGATGGAGCGGTTGCAGCGCACCTGCGCCGAGGCGACCGAGGCGATCGGTCGGCGCTACTTCGCAGGTTCGGAAGGTACGTACTGGATGGGGGGACGGGTCTCATGA
- a CDS encoding transglutaminase family protein: MRLRVVHTTGFEYGGKVLASYNQARLTPQTRPGQIVAHHRVEVDPAPWSQVYRDWFGNEVTAFEVLDPHRSMTVRSISTVHTDRRAAPGPVLSWDEMGRAQSQDRWTEYLAIPELVAPAPDLVLAARELAMLSPTPGDAAREICRLVHREMEYVPGSTDATTGARQAWEQRAGVCQDMAHVALGALRSVGVPARYVSGYLHPRKEAVVGETVAGESHAWVEWWDGGWRGYDPTNDLEPGDRWVVAAVGRDYFDVRPLHGVFTGAGTSAMFVEVEVTRLE, encoded by the coding sequence ATGAGGCTGCGAGTGGTGCACACGACGGGGTTCGAGTACGGCGGGAAGGTGCTGGCGTCCTACAACCAGGCTCGGCTGACGCCGCAGACCAGGCCGGGGCAGATCGTGGCTCACCACCGGGTCGAGGTCGACCCGGCACCGTGGAGTCAGGTCTACCGGGACTGGTTCGGCAACGAGGTCACTGCCTTCGAGGTCCTCGATCCGCACCGGTCGATGACGGTGCGTTCGATCAGCACCGTCCACACCGATCGTCGGGCGGCCCCGGGACCGGTGTTGTCGTGGGACGAGATGGGACGCGCCCAGAGCCAGGACCGGTGGACGGAGTACCTCGCGATCCCCGAGCTCGTGGCTCCCGCCCCGGACCTGGTGCTGGCTGCACGTGAGCTCGCGATGCTCTCACCGACACCGGGTGACGCGGCCCGGGAGATCTGCCGTCTGGTGCACCGCGAGATGGAGTACGTTCCCGGTTCCACGGACGCGACGACGGGGGCTCGCCAGGCCTGGGAGCAGCGCGCAGGCGTGTGCCAGGACATGGCGCACGTGGCACTGGGCGCGCTGCGTTCGGTGGGTGTGCCTGCCCGGTACGTCTCCGGATACCTGCACCCGCGCAAGGAAGCGGTGGTGGGAGAGACCGTCGCAGGGGAGTCCCACGCCTGGGTGGAGTGGTGGGACGGCGGCTGGCGTGGATACGACCCCACCAACGACCTCGAGCCTGGTGACCGGTGGGTGGTGGCCGCCGTGGGGCGCGACTACTTCGACGTCCGGCCCTTGCACGGGGTCTTCACCGGCGCCGGCACGTCGGCGATGTTCGTCGAGGTCGAGGTGACCCGGCTCGAGTGA
- a CDS encoding aminotransferase class IV: MRAWVDGVLMSGGGDVGRDGLSAELSAPTPGTRHEKGLGDSVFTTALVHQGRVFAWARHVRRLVGSAHALGLPAVDVDLLTRAAQEVWRDGPSWERARLRLLWGRANGGAAHLTVRVSELGKPEGSARVVTPTVRRTAAAALGNHKSSAYAENMLAAGEARRAGASEAILATTDGALCEGTGANVFYVVDGELRTPPLSTGCLPGIARQIVVERCGVREVSEEISVAHGADEVFLTSSTREIQPVSDWSGRQYAVPGEVTLAVQQAWSDVRHDPTEWLDLAPD; encoded by the coding sequence ATGCGAGCGTGGGTGGACGGCGTCCTGATGTCCGGTGGAGGCGATGTGGGGCGCGACGGGTTGAGTGCCGAACTCTCCGCGCCGACGCCTGGAACCCGTCATGAGAAGGGGCTGGGGGACAGCGTCTTCACCACTGCCCTGGTTCATCAGGGGCGAGTGTTCGCCTGGGCACGTCACGTGCGTCGGCTCGTCGGCTCGGCGCACGCCCTGGGATTGCCTGCGGTGGACGTCGATCTTCTGACTCGTGCCGCGCAAGAGGTGTGGCGCGATGGCCCGTCGTGGGAGCGCGCACGTCTGCGTCTCCTCTGGGGCAGGGCCAATGGCGGTGCTGCCCATCTGACGGTGCGCGTCTCGGAACTGGGGAAGCCCGAGGGGTCGGCACGTGTGGTGACACCGACGGTGCGCCGTACGGCGGCTGCCGCGCTGGGCAACCACAAGAGCAGTGCCTATGCGGAGAACATGCTCGCCGCCGGGGAGGCTCGCAGGGCGGGTGCGTCGGAGGCCATCCTCGCGACCACCGACGGAGCTCTCTGCGAAGGGACCGGTGCCAACGTCTTCTACGTCGTCGACGGAGAACTGCGTACGCCGCCGCTCTCGACGGGTTGTCTGCCGGGGATTGCCCGACAGATCGTGGTGGAGCGATGTGGAGTGCGTGAGGTGTCCGAGGAGATCTCGGTGGCGCACGGCGCGGACGAGGTGTTCCTGACGTCGTCGACGCGCGAGATCCAGCCCGTCAGTGACTGGTCCGGGCGGCAGTACGCCGTCCCGGGAGAGGTGACTCTCGCTGTCCAGCAGGCCTGGAGCGACGTCCGTCACGACCCGACCGAGTGGCTGGACCTCGCGCCCGACTGA
- a CDS encoding SsgA family sporulation/cell division regulator produces the protein MSSSYDHHVTGRVRSDITITCIDISGRSHDIDTVFSYDEADPYAVTVTFLTHEGNLPWTFARDLLARGLNAPVGDGDVHVCPSVDERGHAVVIIELSSPDGHLVTESSSDAVNAFVQRTFDAVPAGEESQHLDIESMISQLLA, from the coding sequence ATGTCGAGCAGCTACGACCACCACGTCACCGGGCGCGTCCGCAGTGACATCACCATCACCTGCATCGACATCTCCGGACGCTCGCACGACATCGACACCGTCTTCTCCTACGACGAGGCCGATCCGTACGCCGTGACAGTCACCTTCCTCACCCACGAGGGCAACCTGCCCTGGACGTTCGCGCGCGACCTGCTGGCCCGCGGGCTCAACGCTCCCGTCGGCGACGGCGACGTCCACGTCTGCCCCTCGGTCGACGAGCGTGGTCACGCCGTCGTCATCATCGAGCTCAGCTCGCCCGACGGCCACTTGGTCACCGAGTCCAGCTCCGACGCGGTGAACGCGTTCGTGCAGCGCACCTTCGACGCCGTCCCCGCCGGCGAGGAGTCCCAGCACCTCGACATCGAGTCGATGATCTCCCAGCTCCTGGCCTGA
- a CDS encoding PGPGW domain-containing protein, with product MSRRDEAAPESPTGESAEEYFGPRFLARLHTRLHSNPVTGALTKVVVTLAGVVVMLAGVVMMVTPGPGIVALVLGLAILSTEWRWADRWLDFARAKAAAAAEVARTMDPAVRRRRILLATGVLVGVVALVVGALQVWGWPGVAVELWDDLQARASFVPDLPGMP from the coding sequence GTGTCCCGCCGTGATGAGGCGGCCCCGGAAAGTCCCACCGGCGAGAGCGCGGAGGAGTACTTCGGGCCGCGATTCCTGGCGCGCCTGCACACTCGTCTGCACAGCAACCCCGTCACCGGGGCCCTGACCAAGGTGGTCGTCACTCTGGCGGGAGTCGTAGTGATGCTCGCCGGCGTGGTGATGATGGTGACGCCCGGACCGGGGATCGTCGCTCTGGTCCTGGGGCTCGCCATCCTGTCGACCGAATGGCGATGGGCGGACCGGTGGCTCGACTTCGCTCGCGCCAAGGCTGCAGCGGCTGCGGAGGTGGCGCGGACCATGGATCCGGCCGTGCGACGTCGACGGATCCTGCTCGCGACCGGCGTGCTGGTCGGGGTGGTGGCTCTCGTCGTCGGCGCCCTGCAGGTGTGGGGTTGGCCCGGTGTCGCGGTCGAACTGTGGGACGACCTCCAGGCGCGCGCGTCGTTCGTTCCGGATCTCCCCGGCATGCCTTGA
- a CDS encoding NUDIX domain-containing protein: protein MTPVKKSPRMSAGLLMHRVSSAAGRLEVLLVHPGGPFWARKDAGAWSIPKGEWEPDDGDLRSVAVREFVEEIGVAPPVGELAALGEVRQAGGKVVTAFALAGDVDLSGFRSNTFSMEWPPHSGVQQEFPEVDRAEWFSLEEARARLNPAQAEFLDRLLETRDDTPI from the coding sequence ATGACGCCTGTGAAGAAGTCGCCCCGAATGAGCGCCGGCCTGTTGATGCACCGAGTCTCCTCGGCAGCCGGTCGCCTCGAAGTCCTGCTGGTCCATCCCGGCGGGCCGTTCTGGGCACGCAAGGATGCGGGTGCCTGGTCGATTCCCAAAGGGGAGTGGGAACCCGACGACGGCGATCTGCGCTCGGTGGCGGTGCGTGAGTTCGTCGAGGAGATCGGAGTCGCCCCTCCGGTCGGCGAACTGGCGGCGTTGGGGGAGGTGCGTCAGGCCGGGGGCAAGGTCGTGACGGCGTTCGCTCTGGCTGGCGACGTAGACCTGAGTGGGTTCCGGAGCAACACCTTCTCCATGGAGTGGCCGCCGCACTCCGGTGTGCAGCAGGAGTTCCCGGAGGTCGACCGTGCAGAGTGGTTCTCGCTCGAGGAGGCGCGCGCCAGGCTCAACCCGGCCCAGGCGGAGTTCCTCGACAGGCTTCTCGAGACCCGCGACGACACCCCTATCTGA
- a CDS encoding ABC transporter substrate-binding protein translates to MRRHRLGTGLTATALVTLTALTGCSSSGDSSSSAKNDGTELRLAIGGEDEAGYDPTLGWGRYGSPLFQSTLLTRNADLSFGNDLATSYEVSKDGLTWTVALRDDVTFSDGEALTAADVAYTFTAASKSGGLTDVTNLASAKAVDDTTVEFTLKKPQSTFVNRLASLGIVPEHAHGSDYAKNPIGSGPFTFVDWQQGQQLVVQRNENYYGDKPDFERVTFVFTEEDASLAAVRSGEVNVAGLPASLVGQKIDGTHVVPVTSIDNRGISFPTVPAAGKKSPAGEPIGNDITADVAVRRAVNLSVDRQALVDGIVDGYGTAAFGPVDNSPWFEEKTRFTDNDVAAAKKELADGGWKDTDGDGVVEKDGRKAEFTLVYPAGDSLRQGIALSVVDQVKRAGITVKTEGLGWEQIYARQHSDAVLFGWGSHDPYEMYTLYKSDLAGVESNNPGYYRNADVDAELDAALLATDQTEATSHWKAAQLPFSGTKDAAWAWLVNLEHTYVVDDCLDLGEPRTEPHGHGWPLTAGIADWKWTC, encoded by the coding sequence ATGCGTCGTCACCGCCTCGGTACCGGTCTCACTGCCACTGCCCTGGTCACGCTCACCGCGCTGACCGGCTGCTCGTCGTCGGGGGACTCCTCGTCGTCGGCGAAGAACGACGGCACCGAACTGCGCCTCGCCATCGGTGGTGAGGACGAGGCCGGCTACGACCCGACGCTGGGCTGGGGGCGCTACGGCTCGCCGCTGTTCCAGTCCACGCTGCTCACCCGCAACGCCGACCTCTCGTTCGGCAACGACCTCGCCACCTCCTACGAGGTCAGCAAGGACGGGCTCACCTGGACCGTCGCCCTCCGCGACGACGTGACGTTCAGCGACGGAGAGGCGCTCACCGCCGCCGACGTCGCCTACACGTTCACCGCTGCGTCGAAGTCGGGCGGTCTGACCGACGTCACCAACCTCGCCTCCGCGAAGGCCGTCGACGACACCACCGTCGAGTTCACCCTCAAGAAGCCGCAGTCGACCTTCGTGAACCGTCTGGCCTCGCTCGGCATCGTCCCCGAGCACGCCCACGGCAGCGACTACGCCAAGAACCCCATCGGCTCGGGCCCGTTCACGTTCGTCGACTGGCAGCAGGGGCAGCAGCTCGTCGTGCAGCGCAACGAGAACTACTACGGCGACAAGCCCGACTTCGAGCGCGTCACCTTCGTCTTCACCGAGGAGGACGCCTCCCTGGCGGCTGTCCGTTCGGGCGAGGTGAACGTCGCCGGTCTCCCTGCCTCGCTGGTGGGTCAGAAGATCGACGGCACCCACGTCGTTCCGGTCACCTCGATCGACAACCGCGGCATCTCGTTCCCCACCGTCCCCGCCGCAGGCAAGAAGTCGCCCGCCGGCGAACCGATCGGCAACGACATCACCGCCGACGTCGCCGTGCGTCGTGCGGTGAACCTCTCGGTCGATCGTCAGGCGCTCGTCGACGGCATCGTCGACGGCTACGGCACCGCTGCCTTCGGCCCCGTCGACAACTCCCCGTGGTTCGAGGAGAAGACCCGCTTCACCGACAACGACGTCGCAGCCGCGAAGAAGGAACTCGCCGACGGCGGGTGGAAGGACACCGACGGTGACGGCGTCGTCGAGAAGGACGGACGCAAGGCCGAGTTCACCCTCGTCTACCCGGCCGGTGACTCCCTGCGTCAGGGCATCGCCCTCAGCGTCGTCGACCAGGTCAAGCGCGCCGGCATCACGGTGAAGACCGAGGGCCTGGGCTGGGAACAGATCTACGCCCGCCAGCACAGCGACGCCGTCCTCTTCGGCTGGGGATCTCACGACCCCTACGAGATGTACACGCTCTACAAGTCCGACCTCGCAGGGGTGGAGTCCAACAACCCCGGCTACTACCGCAACGCCGACGTCGACGCAGAGCTCGACGCAGCACTGCTGGCCACCGACCAGACTGAGGCGACCTCGCACTGGAAGGCGGCACAGCTGCCGTTCTCCGGCACGAAGGACGCCGCTTGGGCCTGGCTGGTGAACCTGGAGCACACCTACGTCGTCGACGACTGCCTCGACCTCGGTGAGCCCCGCACCGAACCCCACGGTCACGGCTGGCCGCTCACCGCCGGCATCGCCGACTGGAAGTGGACCTGCTGA
- a CDS encoding ribonucleotide reductase N-terminal alpha domain-containing protein codes for MTNLTWEALSSERKAGQDAGHVPAFMTTAGYAMFTAKYTLADQSVRQRYETIAATAGALADEMYPRPDGTPWNEVFFTAIWNGWLSPSTPVLANLGTDRGLPVSCEGSYVEDSVWGFYETLKEAAIMSQNGFGTSAYLGDIRPRGATFSDNGRANGVVPVFCNFAEMTNQISQGATRRGSWAGYLPVDHPDFYELADLIFREPANKNVGWIFSQAFIDRMTSGDRDALERYQRVLKIRVVLGKGYIWKVDTVNAAQTESYKAHGLENKASNLCSEITLFSDADHSYTCVLSSLNLSTHDEWKHLDGDLAMGWVATVFLDAVAEAFLRKARTIRGLERAVRYTEKARSLGLGVMGYHDLLQKKRLPFESEEAAELNVALFRAISEQADAASRWMGEVAGIPAWCVGRRNSHLMAVAPTMSTAVIVGGTSQGIEPYVANVWNQTTSAGEMPRANANLVEVMKERGVHDSAHIDEIIDAGGSVQHVDWLDEHEKAVFRTGYEIDQTVLIERASQRQPFIDQAQSLNLFFDADATPQEISKVHKLALLDPNIKSLYYLRSRAGVQASKQK; via the coding sequence ATGACGAACCTCACCTGGGAGGCCCTGTCCTCCGAACGCAAGGCCGGTCAGGACGCCGGGCACGTGCCGGCGTTCATGACCACCGCCGGGTACGCGATGTTCACGGCGAAGTACACCCTCGCCGACCAGAGCGTGCGTCAGCGTTACGAGACGATCGCGGCGACGGCGGGGGCGCTGGCCGACGAGATGTATCCCCGCCCCGACGGCACCCCGTGGAACGAGGTGTTCTTCACCGCGATCTGGAACGGCTGGCTCTCGCCGTCCACCCCGGTCCTGGCGAATCTGGGCACCGACCGTGGCCTGCCGGTCTCGTGCGAGGGCTCCTACGTCGAGGACTCGGTGTGGGGTTTCTACGAGACCCTCAAGGAAGCCGCGATCATGAGCCAGAACGGGTTCGGGACCTCGGCCTACCTCGGTGACATCCGGCCGCGTGGTGCGACGTTCTCCGACAACGGCAGGGCGAACGGCGTCGTCCCGGTGTTCTGCAACTTCGCCGAGATGACCAACCAGATCTCCCAGGGTGCGACGCGTCGTGGGTCGTGGGCCGGCTACCTCCCCGTCGATCACCCGGACTTCTACGAGTTGGCCGACCTGATCTTCCGCGAACCGGCCAACAAGAACGTCGGGTGGATCTTCTCCCAGGCCTTCATCGACCGAATGACGTCGGGCGACCGGGACGCGCTGGAGCGGTACCAGCGTGTCCTGAAGATCCGGGTGGTGCTGGGCAAGGGCTACATCTGGAAGGTCGACACCGTCAACGCCGCCCAGACGGAGTCGTACAAGGCCCACGGGTTGGAGAACAAGGCCTCCAACCTGTGTTCGGAGATCACGCTGTTCAGCGACGCCGACCACTCCTACACGTGTGTGCTGTCGTCGTTGAACCTCTCCACCCACGACGAGTGGAAGCACCTGGACGGTGACCTCGCGATGGGGTGGGTCGCGACCGTCTTCCTCGACGCCGTCGCGGAGGCGTTCCTGCGCAAGGCCCGCACGATCCGTGGCCTGGAGCGTGCGGTGCGCTACACCGAGAAGGCCCGCAGCCTCGGTCTGGGCGTCATGGGGTACCACGACCTCCTGCAGAAGAAGCGGCTCCCGTTCGAGTCCGAGGAGGCGGCCGAACTCAACGTCGCCCTGTTCCGTGCGATCAGCGAGCAGGCCGACGCCGCGTCGCGGTGGATGGGTGAGGTCGCCGGGATCCCCGCGTGGTGCGTGGGGCGCCGCAACTCGCACCTGATGGCGGTGGCTCCGACGATGAGCACCGCGGTGATCGTGGGTGGCACGAGCCAAGGCATCGAGCCGTACGTCGCGAACGTCTGGAACCAGACCACGTCGGCCGGTGAGATGCCGCGTGCGAACGCCAACCTGGTCGAGGTGATGAAGGAGCGTGGCGTCCACGACTCCGCCCACATCGACGAGATCATCGACGCCGGCGGTTCGGTGCAGCACGTCGACTGGCTCGACGAGCACGAGAAGGCGGTCTTCCGCACCGGCTACGAGATCGACCAGACGGTGCTCATCGAGCGGGCCTCACAGCGTCAGCCGTTCATCGACCAGGCCCAGTCGTTGAACCTCTTCTTCGACGCCGACGCGACCCCGCAGGAGATCAGCAAGGTCCACAAGTTGGCCCTGCTCGACCCCAACATCAAGAGCCTCTACTACCTGCGCTCGCGTGCCGGCGTTCAGGCCAGCAAGCAGAAGTGA